Sequence from the Cloacibacillus sp. genome:
CGGTCCCCGGGGGCTACCTGCCGCCCCGGCTCGTTTACGGTGACGCCGTTTATCTTTACCCGTCCCGCGGTTATATATTCTTCAACCTTACGGCGCGCCCCCGCGCCGCACATCGCCAGATATCTGTTTAAGCGTACGCTTTCGTCACTCATCACTCTGCTCCATCTCTCCCTCTTCCGCCGGAGTCTCCCCTATGGCGGGAAGTTCCTCGTCGTCTTCGTAGTCCTCGCGCAGCTCCTCAAGCGTCGGCAGAGTGCTGATGCTCGAAAGGCCGAATATTTCTAGGAATTTATTGGTTGTGCGGTATCGCCGCAGGGATTTTCTCTTGTTCTCGCGGCGCAGCCTGTCGATGAGGCCGTTTTTCAGCAGCGTCTCGACGACGCGGTCGCAGCGCACGGAACGTATCTCCTCAATCTCCGCCATCGTGATAGGCTGATTGTAGGCGATCACCGAAAGGGTCTCGAGCGCCGCGCGGGAGAGCCGGATACGCTGCATTGAGAGGTAGGCCGAGAAGCTCTCCACCGTGTCGGCGAGGTCGGGGGCGGTCGCCATCTGCCAGCCTCCAGCGAGGTTCAGCAGCGTCAGCCCCCGGCCCTTCGCGTAACTGTTCTTTATCGCGGCGACGGCGCGCTCCACACGCTCCAAAGAGACGCCCAGGTGATCGGCCATCGTCGCCGCCGAGACGGGCTGGGGCGAGACGAAGAGCAGCGCCTCTATCTGCCGTTCAAGAAACCCCATATTTTCGTTTTCTTCAGTCAGCGGCAATCTCAACACCTCCAAGTGTCTCAGTCTGGATTATATGCACCATACCGAGACGCGACATCTCCAGCAGCGCCAGCAGGGTGACGATCAGCGTTTTAGGGTTGCGGTCGGCGAGCAGCTCCCGCAGAGACAGCCTGCGCCCGCGCACGATCCGCAGCAGCTCGTCCATGCGCTCCTCTATCTGCCGCTCCTCGGGGACCGCGTCTGGTATCTCATCCCAAAGCATTGTATCTTCGTCGTACTCGGCGGCGCGTGTCCGCTCCTCGTAGAGGGCCAGTATCTCCCACCATTTCGAGGCGAGCGTCTCAAGGTCGCCGATATCGTAATAGTAGTTATCCTCTTCGTCCGTCACGCGCAGGAAACAGCGCTCGCGCCGCTCCTTCGCGGCGGCCAGCCAGCGCGCCGCGGCGCGGAATGGCCGGTATCTGCGGATGATCGCCTCCAGCTCCTCCTCCGTCTCGATATAATCACCGAGGAGGGAGTCGTCTGGCTCTTCCGGTTCCTGCCCGGGAAATAGCGAGTGTACCTTACGCAGCAGCAGGCGGCTCGCAAAGGAGAAAAATTCCGCCATTTCGTTGAGGGTGGCCCCTTTAGCCTGCACAAGAAAGTTTATATACTGTGTGACCAGCTCCGTTAGATTGAGCTTCAGCGCGTCCATCTCGCGCGACTCCACAAGATGGCAGAGCAGATCCAACGGACCGGAAAAGCTGCCCAGACGGACCTCAAATCCCGCCGCTTTGTTTTCTCCGTTATTTTCTAAAGTCTTTTCCTCTTCCACCGGATTTCCTTAATGTATGAGGTTCATCGCCGAGTAGACGTCTTCCATCGTACCCTCGGCAACCCTGCGCGCGCGCGCCGCCCCCGCCTCAAGTATCTGTTTGAGGTCGTCGGGGCGCTTCGCGAGCTCAGCGCGGCGCTTCTGGATGGGGTCCATCATCTCCGCGAGATGCACCATCAGCTTCTTTTTGCAGTCGACGCAGCCGATGCCGGCGCTCAGGCAGCCCTCGTGGAGCTCCGCGAGCTCCTGCGCGTCCCTGTTGAAGAACTTATGCACGTCCCAGATGGGGCATTTTTCCGGCGTCCCTTTGTCGGTCCGGCATTCGCGCGCCGGGTCGGTCGTCATCGTGCGCACCTTGCCCCAGATCGTCTCCATATCCTCGGCGATCTGCAGTGAATTACCATAGGACTTGCTCATCTTGCGGCCGTCGGTGCCGGGCATCTTCGCGGCGGGGGTCAGCAGCGTCTCCGGCTCGGGGAAGACCTCGCCGTAGAAGCTGTTGAAGCGGCGCGCGACCTCGCGCGTCAATTCAAGATGAGCGCTCTGATCCTCGCCCACCGGCACACCCCACGACTTGTAGAGCAGGATGTCCCCCGCCATCAGCACTGGATAGCCCAGGAAGGCGTAGGTCGAAAGATCTTTGTTCTGAAGGTTGAGGATCTGTTCCTTATATGTCGGGCAGCGCTGAAGCCATCCAAGCGGCGTGATCATCGAAAGCGCGAGGTGGATCTCCGCGTGCTGCTTGACGTGCGACTGGATGAAGATCGAAGACTTTTCAGGGTCGACGCCGACCGCGAGCCAATCGAGCAGGATCTCATAGCAATTTTCCTTTACCTTGCTGGGATCGGCATAATCGGACATCATCGCGTGCCAGTCGACAATGCCCCAGAAGCAGTTATATTCGTTCTGCAGCTTTACCCAGTTGATGAGCGCCCCCGCCATATGGCCGTAATGGAGCCGCCCGGTTGGCCTCATGCCGCTGAAGATCCTCTTTCTGTCATCCATCTCACAAAACATCCTTTCTATTTACATACGTTACATACAACTTCCGGCCGTTGCCGGATTATTTCCCGCTATACGCGCCCGTGGGTAAAGGGGGCGTTCTTCTCCTCTATCAACCGGACGGGAAGTCCCGTCTCGCATTCGATGACGGTCCGCAGCGCCGGCAAAGAGGCCCGTTCCATCTCGCCGTGGTCGGTACTCACGAGAGAGAGCCCAGCGTCGAGCGCCTCCTGGCGGTGGTGGTAGGCGATATCGGAGGTGATGAAGCAGTCCGCTCCCAGTGAGAGCGCCGCGGGCCAGAATTCCTGACAGGCGCCGCCGCCAAGCGCGATCCTTCTCAGCAGCCGTTCCCCGTCGCCGTAAACGGTAAAATTGGCGAGATGCCACCGTTCACTCAATATATCGGAAAGTTCGCCGAGCCTTATGGGAGAGGCAGGATCTCCAACTGCTCCCATTCCCCAAGCTCCCGACTCCGATGGTGACAGCGGCGCGATATTCTTGAGCCCCAGCAGCGAGGCGAGAGCAAAATTCACGCCCTCGGGTGACGAGTCCCAGTTGGTATGCGCCGCGTATATCGCGACACCGCCGCGAATCGCGGAGAATACCGTCCGTCCGACGTAGCTGTCGTTCACCACCGATTTCAGCGGGTGAAATATAAGCGGATGGTGCGTCACGAGCAGGCCGCAGCCCAGCGCGGAGGCGGCGGAGACCGTATCCGCGGTCGCGTCAAGCGAGAGGGCGATACCGGTCATCTCCGCGCCGGGGTCGCCCACGGCAAGGCCCGGATTATCCCACGGTTCCGCCCAGCTCTTCGGTATTCTTTTTTCTATTCTGGTTATTATCTCAGAAAGTTTCATTTCAGCACCCCGTTTCGTTACATCGAATAATTGTATAACAGCCGAGGGGTAACGTCAAAGCAAAATGCACCGGGCAGGGCCGACGTATCAAAGAGAGTTGGACGCGCGTATAAACGCCGATTTCCTGCTGGCGGGAAAGAGAGATAAATTGTGATTTAGCTTCCGTCCTTATAGCCTCCCTGGCCGCCTCTGAGAGGGAGCCAAAAACCTTTGATAAACTGCTATTTACATCCCACGAAGAAAACCGCTGTTTATCTTCTCTGTCCATTATTGTACGTTTGACCCCATGCCGGTATCCGCCAAACCTCTCACCGTTCTTTGTCAGCAATGTTCTTTTTTAAAGTAAAAGTTCGGAGAAAAAAACTCCTCTCCGAACTCTCTGTTTGCTATGACTGAATTCTGCGGCGTGTAATTTTAAGCCAACTTCTCCGCGATCTGCACCGCGTTGAGCGCCGCGCCCTTTCTCAGGTTGTCTCCGACGACCCACATCGCGAGCGCGTTGTCGAGGCCGGTGTCGCGTCTGATGCGGCCGACGCAGACGTCGTCTTTGCCCGCCGTATCGACTAGCAGCGGGTATTCAGCATTTTTCGGATCGTCGCGCACGACGACGCCGGGGGCTCTGCTCAGTATATCGCGCGCCTCGGCGGGGCTGAGAGGACGCTCAAACTGCGCCGTTACGCTTTCGCCGTGGCAGCGGAAGATGGGAACGCGCACAGTGATGCCGCTGACGCGCAGATCGGGGATGTGCATGATCTTGCGCGATTCGTTGACCATCTTCCACTCCTCCTCGGAGATGCCTTCGTCGTCGAACGCCCCGATATGCGGCAGGAGGTTGAAGGCGATGCTGTGCGGATAGACGTCGTCCTTATATTCCTCGCCTTTGATCGCCGCCTTCGCGCCGTCGCGCAGCGACTCGATCGCCGCTTTGCCGGTACCGGCGACCGACTGATAGGTGCTGATGTTGATGTATTTAAGCCCCGCCGCCTGGTGGAGCGGATAGAGGACGACGACCGCCTGTATCGTCGAACAGTTAGGGTTAGCGATGATCCCCTTGTTCTTCGCCATTGAGACGTCGGCGGCGTTTATCTCGGGAACGATGAGCGGCACTTCGGGGTCCATGCGCCAGGCGGAGCTGTTGTCAATGACGACCGCGCCGCTCGCCGCGGCGACGGGGGCCCACTGCTTGGAGGTCTTGCCTCCCGCCGAAAAGAGCGCGATGTCTACGCCCTTGAACGAATCTTCGCCGACCGCCTGCACCGTTATCTCCTCACCGTTGAAGACGACCTTTTTGCCAGCAGAGCGCGGCGAGGCGAGCGGGACAAGCTCGGAGACGGGGAATTTACGCTGTTCCAGCGTGTAGAGCATTTCGCGCCCGACGAGCCCCGTCGCGCCGAGCACCGCCACTCTCTTGCCGCTCATTAGAAGGCCACCTCGTCGATGAAGTGGTCGTGCAGTTCGCGTACCGCGTCGTCCGCGCGTGAACTGCCGACGACGCAGGTGATGGCCAACGCCGTGGAGGCGATCATCTCAATATTTATTCCCGCCTCGGCGAGGATGTTAAACATCTTCGAGGGAATCTCGGGGTGGTTCGCAATGCCCGCGCCGACGATGGAGACACGCGCGATCTCCGTATCAAAGGAGACGCCCTGCGCGTCTATCTCGCGGCAGAGTTCGCGGCAGACCTGGCTCGCAACCTCGAGGCTCGTCTTTTTGACGAGGAAGCCGATATCGTTGACGCCGCCGCGCATGTAGTTCTGGATGATCATCTCCGCGCCAACACCCTTTTCCGCGAGGTTCGCGAAGAGACGCGCCGCGATGCCGGGGATGTCGGGCACCCCGAGAAGCACCACCTTCGCTACCTTCATATCCTGTATGACTACCTTTATAATAAGTCCCTCTGTTACCGGATTGCTCATTACCCATGTACCCTCCTCTTCCACAAAGCTTGAACCGACATAAAGCGGTATTTCATAGCGCGCCGCCATCTCGACGCTGCGTGCCTGGAGCACCTTCGCACCCTGCACCGCCATCTCCATGCACTCGTCAAAGCCCAGCTGCGACAGCTTCTTGGGATTCTTCACGATGCGGGGATCGCCAGTCATGATCCCGGTGACGTCCTTGAGCAGCTGGCAGGAGTCCGCGCCGAGCGAAGCCGCGAGCGCGACCGCCGAAAGGTCGGAGCCTCCGCGCCCGAGCGTGATGACGTCGCCGTTGTCGGTGATCGCCTGAAAGCCGGTGATGACGGCGACGGAGCCCTCGTTGATCGTCTTTTCGATGGCGTCGGGCTCTATACGGTAGATACGCCCCTCCATCGGGAAGCCCTTAGCCCTGATGCCGGCCTGGAGGGCGGTAAACGACTGCGCGGGGATTCCGTACTGTTTCAGCGCGAGCGCCAGCAGCGCCACGCTCTGCTGTTCGCCGGTGGCGAGCAGCTGGTCCATCTCGCGGCCGTCTTTTTCCGTCGCGACGTCGCTCGCGAGCGCCAACAGCTCATCAGTCATGTTTCCCATCGCCGAGACGACGACGGCGACGCGGAAACCCTTATCGCGGATCTTTTTTACGATCTGCGCGACATGCCTCATCCTCTCGGAATCGGCGACCGACGAACCGCCGAATTTAAGCACTGTGAGCGGTAATTTTTCCCATTCCATTATCTGCACCCCCCGGCTTTGTCCGCGGTACCCGGTTCACATGAGCAAACGTCGGTATTTCCTTTAGGGGACAAACCTGCGGCGGCTGCCAGAGCCTCCGCAAGCTCCATGCTGACGTCGACGCGCGCGCCCTGGGCGCTTCCGTCAAGGACGAAGAACTGCGAACGCACGCCGTATTCGGTGAAGGTGCGGCACATCGCCTCCGCGACGCGCTGGGTCGTTCCCTTGACGAGCGCGATGACGCTGGGGCCGGAACCGCTGATCGCAACGCTGAGGCATTCGGGCAGCGCCTCGACGCGCGAGAAGATAACCTCGCCGCCCGAGAAAAGTTTACTGCGGTAGGGCTGATGGAGCTTGTCGTCCATCCCCCATTTAAGATAGTCCCACTTGCCGGTGGCCCAGGCCGCCGTGAGCAGCGCCGCGCGCCCGACGTTGAAGACCGCGTCTCCGAAGGGGACCTCTTTGGGCAGCGCCTTGCGCGCATCCGAGGTTTTGACGCGTTCGTCGGGAACTGCGACGACGCATAACACCTCCGGCGGCAGCGCCGGCAGGTTGACGTAGCGCAGATCCTGTCCGTCCCAGCAGCTCACGACCATGCCGCCAAGATAGCAGGGGGCGACGTTGTCGGGATGGCCCTCGACGACGGTCATCGCGCGCAGCAGCTCGTCCTCGTCGGCCTCGTAGCCGGTGAGGTATTTGGCGATGAGCACGCCCGCGACGACGGCGCCCGCCGAACTTCCTAAGCCGCGGCAGAGCGGGATGATGTTGTGACACCAGAGCGAGAAGCCCGGCCCCTTCACCTTCCAGCGTTCGCATGTATCCTCATAGGCTTTGACGACGAGGTTCGCCTTCGGCGAAGACAGCTCACGGCTGCCCTCGCCATGCGCCTCGACCTCGTATTCACCCGCGGGGCGCAGCTCTATGACCTTAAATATATTGTAGAGGGAGACCGCCATCCCGATCGCGTCGAAGCCGGAACCGAGGTTCGCGCTGGTGGCGGGCACCCGTAATGTTATGAGAGGGTTCACCTCTTCATCACCTCCAGAAGTTCTTCAAGGCTGTCGCCTATCTCTATCGGACGTCCAACCTGCGACATCGCGGTGTCTGGATCTTTGAGGCCGTTGCCGGTGAGAATCATCACCACGGTGATGCCCTGCGGCAGCCGCCCCTCCTTCTTGAGCTTCACAAGCCCCGCGAGCGGGGCGCAGGAGGCCGGCTCGGCGAATACGCCCCCCTTTGAAGAGAGCAGCAACTGGGCGGCAAGTATCTCTTCGTCGGTAACGGAGTTGAATTCGCCCGCCGACTGCGTGACAGCCTCCTTCGCGAGGTGGGCGCTGACGGGGTTGCCGATACGGATCGCCGTCGCCACCGTCTCGGGATTCGGGCAGGGTTCGCCCGTCACGAGCGGCGCCGCCCCCGCCGCCTGGAAGCCCATCATGCGCGGCAGTTTATCTATCTTTCCCAATTCCTGATACTGTCGGTAACCGGCCCAGTAGGCGCTGATATTTCCCGCGTTGCCGACGGGGATCGCGTGCCAGTCGGGGGCCCTGCCGAGCGATTCGCAGATCTCCCAGGCTCCGCTTCGCTGACCCCAGAGACGATAGGGGTTCACAGAGTTGACGATCGCGTAGCCCTCCTTTTCGGCGGCCTCGCGCGCCATCTCCAGCGCGTGGTCAAAGTTGCCGTTGACGGCGATAACCGTGGCCCCGTACATTAGGGCCTGCGCGAGCTTTCCGAGCGCGACCTTTCCCGCCGGAAGCAGGACGAAGCATGGCACGTTCGCGGCGGCGGCATAGGCCGCGGCGGAGGCGGAGGTGTTTCCCGTGGAGGCGCATACAAGGGCCTTCGCGCCGCCCTCAAGGGCCTTCGCAACGGCCATGACCATACCTCGGTCTTTGAATGAACCGGAGGGGTTGCAGCCCTCAAGTTTTGCCCAAAGCTCTATACCAAGCAGTTTGCTGATATTGTCAAGACGAACAAGCGGCGTCGAACCTTCGCCCAGCGTCAGCTTCGGCGTCTTTTCAGTCACCGGCAGCAGCTCCGAATATCTTTCAATTACTCCCATGATGTTTCCTCCTTTTATGCACTTCGCGCAAGTATAAAAATTGCCGCCTCCGTACCGGCAGTACAGGAGGCGGCATAATAAACGGCGTCGCGGTTCCACTCCATTCGGCCGCGCAAGGACGGCCCTCGTCTGCGCTGTACAGGGCGCACCCTGACGCCTTATCGGCACTGACACCACTTCGGCATCCGCTCAGGGGTGGTCTTCGAATCCATACCGGCAAAGATCTTTCAGCAATTCGATCTTCTCTCTGTGGAGGTGATGAACTTTACTATCCCCATCATCGCATCGTGATTATTAAGTTCGTTGGTGGAATTTATACTACTCATTAAGCAAATTGTCAAGCATATTTTTATGTTTGATATTTTTCCCGCTTTCTGTTAGAATTTACAAGAATTTAGAGACACTTCTTATTTAGGTGGGATATCAATGGCTAAAGCGGCAGACGATAAAGTGGTAATGACTCGGGACGGCTATGAAAAGCTGAAAGCGGAACTCGTTTCCCTCCGCGGTGACGGACGTGCGGAGATAGCCGCAAAACTCGAAGAGGCGCGCACTTTCGGCGATCTCAGCGAAAACGCGGAATACCACGCGGCAAAGGAAGAGCAGGAAAAGCTTGAGAACCGCGTGCTCCAGCTGGAGTACCAGCTCAGCAAGGCGCAGATAGTGGAGACCGCGGATATCGACACCAGCATCGTCAGCCTAGGCACTACGGTGACGCTCGCGGACCTCGATCTCAAAAAGACCTTCGTATATACGCTAGTGGGCACAGAAGAGGCGGACATTAAGGATAACCGCATCTCCGCGGCAAGCCCCGTCGGCAAGGCCGTGATGGGCAAACGCGCCGACGATGAGGTGATGGTTAGGACCCCCCGCGGCATCCGCCATCTCAAGGTCGTCAAGATTCAGCTGAAGTAGCGTTCCGAAAGAGAAAGACCAAGAGCCTGCGCGATAATTTCACGCAGGCTCTTTTCTCGTTTCAGGAATATTTTCTGATTCTCCTTATCCCCGGTCGATAGCGAATGAAAATCGGCTCACTTCGTCAAGAAACTCGCCGAAAGACAGGCCGTAGGCCTTCGCCGACTTCGGCACAAGGCTCGTCGCGGTCATTCCAGGCGCGGTATTGACCTCAAGAACGTAGAGGTCACCCTCCGGCGTGACGCGGAAATCAACACGGCTGTACGAACGGCAGCCAAGCGACCTGTGCGCTATCACGGCGAGGGCCGCCAACCTGTCGTTGGTCTCCGCCGAAAGGTCGGAGGGGCAGATATACTCCGTACAACCGGAAGTATATTTATTTTTGTAGTCATAGAAGCCGCTCCTCGGTTTGATGTGTATCGCAGGCAGCGCGAATATCCCTCCGCCGAGACTCTCCATCACCGGCACCGTAGCCTCTTCACCCTCGATGAACTCCTCGACGAGCGCCTTCGGCTCCGACTGCCAGGCAAGTTCCAGCGCCGCGCCGTATCCGGCGATATCGGAGAGGATGGTTACGCCGACGGTGCTTCCGCCGCCGTTCGGCTTCACGATTATCTTACCGTATCTGCGAAGATATTCCTCCGCCTGTCCGCGCCCCTCTTCCCCGCGCGTGGCGATGAAGCCGCTGGGTACCTGCAGGCCGGCGTTGGCAAAGATGAGCTTCGCGGCCGTCTTGTCCATCGAGAGCATACATGCCTCCGGACCGGAACCGGTATATGGGATGCCGAAGGCCTCCAGGACCGCCTGTATCCTTCCGTCCTCGCCCCAGCCGCCGTGGAGGGCGATAAAGACGCCGTCAGCCTTATAGCCGGGCCAGTTTTTGACAAATTCGCTTATGGAGGTGATATCGCAGAGTTCGGCCTCGTAACCGAAATCCGCAAGCGCTTTGGCGACAGCCGCCCCCGAGTTCAGCGAAACCTCGCGCTCCGGGCTCACGCCGCCGCACAATACGACTGCTTTCATGATCGTTGCTGCTTCCTCTCACTGTAAATTTTAAAAATCTTCCTTTACGCTCTCGTTGCTGTCCGAACCAAACTCAAGCTTATATTCCGGATAGGCGTTGATATAGAAGGTTAGGCCAAACTCTGTCTTATTTTTCTCATCTGATTTATTGTCGCGGTACCATATCTGCCACGTTATACAGTGCTTATCGTAGGTGAGGGTGTAACGAACAGACGATATCTTGTCGGCCTGCAGGTCATAGTTGCCGCTGACGGCAAAATTCCACTTTTCCCACGAGGCGCCCAGCGGCAGAGGAAAGGAAATGCTCTGGCTGAATGACTCGCTGTCAGAATAATTGTCCCACAGCATCGGGCTTCCTCCGTCCGCCCAGCGGCGGTAGTAGGTGCTCGCGAGGCTGAAGTCGCCGATCTTATAGCTGAAACCGAACCAGGCGTTGGTGACATCCTGCGTCCTGTCCTTATCATAATAGTCGTAGCGCGTATATCTCGCGCCGTAGAAAGGTTTGAATATCCACAGGGACCACTTCGGCTGCCCCTGGTATTCCGCTCCGTAGGCAAGGCGATCCGTCCACTCGCCGTCTTTGGAGAAGTTGTCGCTGTATTTTCCCAAAATGCCGAAGATACGGAACTGCCCGCCGGAGACCCCGTCTTTGAACCAGGGGGTATGCAGATAAAATTCAGGCTTGCGCCAGACGTCGTAGTCGACTGAGACGTCCGGTTCTATCTCGTTACCGACAAGGTCGCGCTCGGCCCACCAAAGTCTCGCTAGCCAGCCGTTTTTCTCATACAGCAGCCCCCACGCCGGACGCCAGAGGGTATCGTCCGTATCTTCATTGTAAAGATGCTTCGCTGAGGCAAAGAGGGACAACGAGTCCATTATCTCATAGTTGTAATTGAATCTTGCCTCCCAGATACCCTTGCTCCAGTAGAGGCCGGCGACGTCAAGCTCTCCTATGTCCCCCATATCGATGGGACCTTTTATACCGAAGCCCATACCCTTATTAGAACTGTAGCGGATTATCGGCATCAGGGCGTCGCGGTTTCTCTTGCTGTTTGCGATATAGTCGAAGGGATAGGCCATGATCAGCGTCTTGCCGATATAAAATTTCGGCTTTTTGATGACCGTGCGCTTACCAGGATAGACGACCACCTTTTTAGAGACAAGACGATAGTGCGGATTTGTGAAATCGCAGGTGGTCGATGTCACGCCGAGCCATTCGGCGACGTCCTCGGATTCGCTCTGCTTCTTCTTTTTTCTCGGCGCACGCACAATGCCAAGCTTGACGGCATCCTCTATCGGCATAAGCCGCACGGTACCGCCCTGCATGTACATCGCCTCGGACTTGCCCGAAACCTGAGTCAGCACGCCGCGGCGCGTCTCCATATTGTATTTTAGATGTTTGCCGGTAAACCTATCGCCGCCGGACATGATTACGACGTTCTCACGGTGGTCGGAGTAGGCGTCCACTATATTTGTATCGGCGTCGTATTCGGCGTAGGGGGCGAAGAGGCGCACCTCTTTGTTTCTTACCTTAACGTTGCCCTCCGCCGTCGCGAGGCCGGTCTTTTCACTGTAGCTGATCTCATCCGCGTCAAGGAATACCTCGTTGGGCGGCTGTTTCGGCGTATCGTCCGCGCCCTCGGACGGTATGTACATCGGGGCCGGTTCGCCCTTGTCGTCGGCAAATGAGGGCGCCGCCTGCGTAAAAAAAATTGCCGCGCAGAAAAGGGCGACAAATAATCCCCTTCCGCCCCTCGTCAGCGATCGCTCCATGTTATAGTCCCTCCGTCTGTAAGCCGGCACTCGCCGCTTTTTGTATCATAGTATCCCTTTTTGCCGTCTATCACCATGCGTCCGTCTGTGAGCCTCACTCCGTCGTCGAAGTGCCACTTTTCGGCCGACGCCTCATATTTGACATTGCCCGACTTGAGGTTATATTCCTTGGCTGCCTCTTTCATCACGCCGTCGGCGCTGGTAAGCGATAGATCGTTGTTTTCGCGGGTAAAGGTCCCGTTGTCGGCGTAAATGTGCGTCACCTTGCCGGTTGGGTCCGTGATCGTCACGTCCATGGAGCTTCCGTAGACGATACCGTCTTTGTGTTCAACGCGCGGCGAGACCAGTTTCCATTTTTTTCCGCTGATCATCCGCTCAATTTCTATATTCTCCACCACCAGATCGGGGATCGGTATCTTGTTCATGGCGCTGAGATGGAGGTCGCGCCAAAGATAAAATGCC
This genomic interval carries:
- a CDS encoding ScpA family protein is translated as MEEEKTLENNGENKAAGFEVRLGSFSGPLDLLCHLVESREMDALKLNLTELVTQYINFLVQAKGATLNEMAEFFSFASRLLLRKVHSLFPGQEPEEPDDSLLGDYIETEEELEAIIRRYRPFRAAARWLAAAKERRERCFLRVTDEEDNYYYDIGDLETLASKWWEILALYEERTRAAEYDEDTMLWDEIPDAVPEERQIEERMDELLRIVRGRRLSLRELLADRNPKTLIVTLLALLEMSRLGMVHIIQTETLGGVEIAAD
- a CDS encoding aspartate kinase, coding for MEWEKLPLTVLKFGGSSVADSERMRHVAQIVKKIRDKGFRVAVVVSAMGNMTDELLALASDVATEKDGREMDQLLATGEQQSVALLALALKQYGIPAQSFTALQAGIRAKGFPMEGRIYRIEPDAIEKTINEGSVAVITGFQAITDNGDVITLGRGGSDLSAVALAASLGADSCQLLKDVTGIMTGDPRIVKNPKKLSQLGFDECMEMAVQGAKVLQARSVEMAARYEIPLYVGSSFVEEEGTWVMSNPVTEGLIIKVVIQDMKVAKVVLLGVPDIPGIAARLFANLAEKGVGAEMIIQNYMRGGVNDIGFLVKKTSLEVASQVCRELCREIDAQGVSFDTEIARVSIVGAGIANHPEIPSKMFNILAEAGINIEMIASTALAITCVVGSSRADDAVRELHDHFIDEVAF
- a CDS encoding Nif3-like dinuclear metal center hexameric protein, giving the protein MKLSEIITRIEKRIPKSWAEPWDNPGLAVGDPGAEMTGIALSLDATADTVSAASALGCGLLVTHHPLIFHPLKSVVNDSYVGRTVFSAIRGGVAIYAAHTNWDSSPEGVNFALASLLGLKNIAPLSPSESGAWGMGAVGDPASPIRLGELSDILSERWHLANFTVYGDGERLLRRIALGGGACQEFWPAALSLGADCFITSDIAYHHRQEALDAGLSLVSTDHGEMERASLPALRTVIECETGLPVRLIEEKNAPFTHGRV
- the greA gene encoding transcription elongation factor GreA, whose product is MAKAADDKVVMTRDGYEKLKAELVSLRGDGRAEIAAKLEEARTFGDLSENAEYHAAKEEQEKLENRVLQLEYQLSKAQIVETADIDTSIVSLGTTVTLADLDLKKTFVYTLVGTEEADIKDNRISAASPVGKAVMGKRADDEVMVRTPRGIRHLKVVKIQLK
- the thrC gene encoding threonine synthase codes for the protein MGVIERYSELLPVTEKTPKLTLGEGSTPLVRLDNISKLLGIELWAKLEGCNPSGSFKDRGMVMAVAKALEGGAKALVCASTGNTSASAAAYAAAANVPCFVLLPAGKVALGKLAQALMYGATVIAVNGNFDHALEMAREAAEKEGYAIVNSVNPYRLWGQRSGAWEICESLGRAPDWHAIPVGNAGNISAYWAGYRQYQELGKIDKLPRMMGFQAAGAAPLVTGEPCPNPETVATAIRIGNPVSAHLAKEAVTQSAGEFNSVTDEEILAAQLLLSSKGGVFAEPASCAPLAGLVKLKKEGRLPQGITVVMILTGNGLKDPDTAMSQVGRPIEIGDSLEELLEVMKR
- a CDS encoding D-alanine--D-alanine ligase, producing the protein MKAVVLCGGVSPEREVSLNSGAAVAKALADFGYEAELCDITSISEFVKNWPGYKADGVFIALHGGWGEDGRIQAVLEAFGIPYTGSGPEACMLSMDKTAAKLIFANAGLQVPSGFIATRGEEGRGQAEEYLRRYGKIIVKPNGGGSTVGVTILSDIAGYGAALELAWQSEPKALVEEFIEGEEATVPVMESLGGGIFALPAIHIKPRSGFYDYKNKYTSGCTEYICPSDLSAETNDRLAALAVIAHRSLGCRSYSRVDFRVTPEGDLYVLEVNTAPGMTATSLVPKSAKAYGLSFGEFLDEVSRFSFAIDRG
- the trpS gene encoding tryptophan--tRNA ligase, which codes for MDDRKRIFSGMRPTGRLHYGHMAGALINWVKLQNEYNCFWGIVDWHAMMSDYADPSKVKENCYEILLDWLAVGVDPEKSSIFIQSHVKQHAEIHLALSMITPLGWLQRCPTYKEQILNLQNKDLSTYAFLGYPVLMAGDILLYKSWGVPVGEDQSAHLELTREVARRFNSFYGEVFPEPETLLTPAAKMPGTDGRKMSKSYGNSLQIAEDMETIWGKVRTMTTDPARECRTDKGTPEKCPIWDVHKFFNRDAQELAELHEGCLSAGIGCVDCKKKLMVHLAEMMDPIQKRRAELAKRPDDLKQILEAGAARARRVAEGTMEDVYSAMNLIH
- a CDS encoding aspartate-semialdehyde dehydrogenase, with amino-acid sequence MSGKRVAVLGATGLVGREMLYTLEQRKFPVSELVPLASPRSAGKKVVFNGEEITVQAVGEDSFKGVDIALFSAGGKTSKQWAPVAAASGAVVIDNSSAWRMDPEVPLIVPEINAADVSMAKNKGIIANPNCSTIQAVVVLYPLHQAAGLKYINISTYQSVAGTGKAAIESLRDGAKAAIKGEEYKDDVYPHSIAFNLLPHIGAFDDEGISEEEWKMVNESRKIMHIPDLRVSGITVRVPIFRCHGESVTAQFERPLSPAEARDILSRAPGVVVRDDPKNAEYPLLVDTAGKDDVCVGRIRRDTGLDNALAMWVVGDNLRKGAALNAVQIAEKLA
- the thrB gene encoding homoserine kinase, translating into MNPLITLRVPATSANLGSGFDAIGMAVSLYNIFKVIELRPAGEYEVEAHGEGSRELSSPKANLVVKAYEDTCERWKVKGPGFSLWCHNIIPLCRGLGSSAGAVVAGVLIAKYLTGYEADEDELLRAMTVVEGHPDNVAPCYLGGMVVSCWDGQDLRYVNLPALPPEVLCVVAVPDERVKTSDARKALPKEVPFGDAVFNVGRAALLTAAWATGKWDYLKWGMDDKLHQPYRSKLFSGGEVIFSRVEALPECLSVAISGSGPSVIALVKGTTQRVAEAMCRTFTEYGVRSQFFVLDGSAQGARVDVSMELAEALAAAAGLSPKGNTDVCSCEPGTADKAGGCR
- the scpB gene encoding SMC-Scp complex subunit ScpB, translating into MPLTEENENMGFLERQIEALLFVSPQPVSAATMADHLGVSLERVERAVAAIKNSYAKGRGLTLLNLAGGWQMATAPDLADTVESFSAYLSMQRIRLSRAALETLSVIAYNQPITMAEIEEIRSVRCDRVVETLLKNGLIDRLRRENKRKSLRRYRTTNKFLEIFGLSSISTLPTLEELREDYEDDEELPAIGETPAEEGEMEQSDE